A single region of the Elusimicrobium sp. An273 genome encodes:
- a CDS encoding MATE family efflux transporter gives MAKKIYPQASLGELWHLSYPLVVTMAAQVVMQFVDRMFLAWYSHEALAACVPAGVLAMTFAAMFMGLASYTSVFISQYYAKKKYASVTVSLWQGILLAVLSSLVLAGLTPAGKAVINAFGHDAPVRVLELEYFAILNIFGGLAVINNALASFFSGRGHTKIPMWAAVVGNLVNVGLDYVMIFGKLGFPAMGIKGAAWATIIGSASITLIFCTLIFAGKTRKEFKISRLAGFYKPVFSRLLRFGLPNGFGFLMDILSFTLFTFMIGNIDTLSLQASNVVMSMQPVVFTVILGLGIGIQILVSKYQGLKRPDLSVQVIKNACKIGYAYAGAVGVAFFFFAPFFVGLFIPASSPDAALISEKTYPLMKLVSFFVIFDATYLIFGEAIRGAGDTKFYMYIMLFCAWGLLIPGTWLIVYKLQWSVFWVWSWLTFYAALTAVFMLGRFLSGRWKHFNVTGV, from the coding sequence ATGGCGAAGAAAATATATCCGCAGGCCTCGCTGGGCGAGCTGTGGCATTTATCGTATCCGCTGGTTGTAACCATGGCCGCGCAAGTAGTCATGCAATTTGTAGACCGGATGTTTTTGGCGTGGTATTCCCACGAGGCGCTGGCGGCCTGTGTGCCGGCCGGCGTACTGGCTATGACGTTTGCCGCTATGTTTATGGGGCTGGCCAGTTATACCAGTGTTTTTATTTCCCAGTACTATGCAAAGAAAAAATACGCCTCGGTAACGGTTTCGCTGTGGCAGGGGATTCTGCTGGCGGTGCTGTCGTCACTGGTGCTGGCAGGGCTGACGCCTGCCGGAAAGGCGGTCATTAATGCCTTCGGGCACGATGCCCCCGTGCGCGTGCTGGAACTGGAGTACTTTGCAATTTTAAACATTTTTGGCGGGCTGGCGGTCATCAATAACGCGCTGGCCAGCTTTTTCAGCGGGCGCGGGCATACCAAAATTCCCATGTGGGCGGCCGTGGTGGGAAACCTCGTCAACGTGGGGTTGGATTATGTGATGATTTTCGGCAAGCTGGGTTTTCCGGCCATGGGCATTAAGGGTGCGGCGTGGGCCACGATTATCGGCAGTGCGTCTATTACGCTTATTTTCTGCACCCTGATTTTTGCCGGAAAAACGCGCAAGGAATTTAAAATAAGCCGCTTGGCCGGATTTTATAAACCCGTTTTTTCCCGCCTGCTTCGCTTTGGGCTGCCCAACGGATTTGGGTTTTTGATGGACATTCTTTCTTTTACCCTCTTTACGTTTATGATTGGCAACATTGATACGCTTTCTTTGCAGGCGAGCAATGTGGTAATGTCCATGCAGCCGGTGGTGTTTACGGTTATTTTAGGCCTGGGCATCGGCATCCAAATTCTGGTCAGCAAATACCAAGGCCTAAAGCGGCCGGATTTGAGCGTGCAGGTCATTAAAAATGCCTGCAAAATCGGGTATGCCTATGCGGGCGCGGTGGGAGTGGCGTTCTTCTTTTTCGCGCCGTTTTTTGTGGGGCTGTTTATCCCGGCCTCGTCGCCGGATGCGGCCTTGATCAGCGAAAAGACCTATCCGCTGATGAAACTGGTAAGCTTCTTTGTAATTTTTGACGCGACGTATTTGATTTTCGGCGAGGCCATCCGCGGTGCGGGCGATACCAAGTTTTATATGTACATCATGCTGTTCTGTGCATGGGGGTTGCTGATTCCCGGTACGTGGCTGATTGTGTATAAGCTGCAGTGGTCTGTGTTTTGGGTATGGAGCTGGCTGACGTTCTACGCGGCGCTAACGGCGGTTTTTATGCTGGGGCGGTTTCTCTCCGGTCGGTGGAAACATTTTAACGTAACCGGCGTGTAG
- a CDS encoding cold shock domain-containing protein yields MPKGKVKWFNDQKGYGFVTPEDGSKDLFVHYQEIQGDGFKTLAEGQEVEFEVVESEKGPKAVKVVKL; encoded by the coding sequence ATGCCTAAAGGAAAAGTTAAGTGGTTTAATGACCAGAAAGGTTACGGTTTCGTAACCCCCGAAGACGGTTCTAAAGATCTCTTTGTTCACTATCAGGAAATTCAGGGCGACGGTTTCAAAACCTTGGCCGAAGGTCAGGAAGTGGAATTCGAAGTCGTGGAATCCGAAAAAGGCCCCAAGGCCGTAAAAGTCGTCAAACTGTAA
- a CDS encoding terminase large subunit domain-containing protein: protein MKKQPSDWLITIPYHPRLAQRQIHPQLETHRFCVLVTHRQLGKTVCAVNHLLKKALQNTRPHSRYFYLAPFLKQAKMIAWDYLKRYSAPLPGVGVNEAELCLRLPNGARIWVCGADNPDALRGTYADGVVLDEYAQIKPDVFTEIIRPMLLSREGWAVFMGTPKGQNAFFELFNRAQKAAQEEPGVWWVGVFRADESGVISPGELERLRRETPANIFRQEYLCDFTASAENVLIPIDCVLQACARRYAPAEVRFAPKIIGIDPARFGNDRSVIFLRQGLKTWEPLVFRQLDNMALAERAARQIETFHPDAVFVDAGCGGGVIDRLRQLGFSVTEVPFGGAPARPGQYANKRAEMWGEMAAWIKAGGALPECAELKADLCQVCYDFDAAGRLRLEPKEKIKERCGKSPDTADALALTFAAPVRARSAGGKCEFANSEYEVL from the coding sequence ATGAAAAAACAACCTTCCGATTGGCTGATTACCATCCCCTATCATCCGCGCCTGGCGCAGCGTCAAATTCACCCCCAGCTGGAAACGCACCGCTTTTGCGTGCTGGTTACCCATCGCCAGCTGGGCAAGACCGTCTGCGCCGTTAATCACTTGCTTAAAAAAGCCCTGCAGAACACGCGGCCGCATTCGCGCTATTTCTATTTGGCGCCTTTTTTAAAGCAGGCCAAAATGATTGCCTGGGATTATTTAAAACGTTATTCGGCCCCGCTGCCGGGCGTGGGCGTAAACGAAGCGGAACTGTGCCTGCGCCTGCCCAACGGCGCGCGGATTTGGGTGTGCGGCGCCGATAATCCAGACGCCCTGCGCGGCACATATGCAGACGGCGTTGTGTTGGACGAATACGCCCAGATTAAGCCCGATGTGTTTACCGAAATTATCCGCCCGATGCTTCTTTCGCGGGAAGGGTGGGCCGTGTTTATGGGTACGCCCAAAGGGCAAAACGCATTTTTTGAACTGTTTAACCGCGCCCAAAAGGCCGCGCAGGAAGAGCCCGGCGTGTGGTGGGTGGGCGTATTCCGCGCCGATGAATCGGGCGTCATCTCTCCGGGGGAACTCGAGCGCCTGCGCCGGGAAACACCCGCCAACATTTTCAGGCAGGAATACCTGTGCGATTTTACGGCCTCGGCGGAGAATGTATTAATCCCCATAGACTGCGTCCTGCAGGCCTGTGCGCGCCGTTATGCGCCGGCCGAAGTGCGTTTTGCACCCAAAATCATCGGCATTGATCCGGCCCGTTTCGGAAACGACCGCAGCGTCATCTTTTTGCGTCAGGGGTTAAAAACGTGGGAGCCGCTGGTATTTCGGCAGTTGGACAATATGGCCCTGGCCGAACGGGCGGCCCGGCAGATAGAAACGTTTCATCCTGATGCGGTGTTTGTGGATGCCGGTTGCGGCGGCGGCGTGATTGACCGCCTGCGCCAGCTGGGGTTTAGCGTAACGGAAGTGCCTTTCGGCGGCGCGCCGGCCCGCCCGGGGCAGTATGCCAACAAGCGGGCGGAAATGTGGGGGGAAATGGCGGCGTGGATAAAGGCGGGAGGCGCCCTGCCGGAGTGTGCGGAACTGAAAGCGGATTTGTGCCAAGTGTGTTATGACTTTGACGCCGCCGGACGCTTGCGCCTGGAGCCGAAAGAAAAAATCAAAGAGCGCTGCGGCAAAAGCCCCGACACGGCAGACGCCCTGGCCCTTACGTTTGCCGCTCCCGTGCGCGCGCGAAGCGCGGGTGGCAAATGCGAATTTGCCAACAGCGAGTACGAGGTGCTGTAA